A single Populus alba chromosome 7, ASM523922v2, whole genome shotgun sequence DNA region contains:
- the LOC118063267 gene encoding zinc finger protein GAI-ASSOCIATED FACTOR 1 — protein MPVDLDNSSTASGEASVSSSGNQPPPPPPPPQQQPPSKSAATAKKKRNLPGMPDPEAEVIALSPKTLLATNRFVCEICNKGFQRDQNLQLHRRGHNLPWKLRQRSSKDVKKRVYVCPEPTCVHHDPSRALGDLTGIKKHFCRKHGEKKWKCDKCSKKYAVQSDWKAHSKICGTREYKCDCGTLFSRRDSFITHRAFCDALAEESARAQTQTPNPNPKPNQESDPKVQVDSSPPPAPLPPPVAPDFGSDQGQAPPGLAQSTGMISSPVLAIQSPELSDDPSQIIEEAPAPAPAPAPATVTAGFNGSFSSSTSSSSNGSSTSSVFASLFASSTASGSLQAPQTTAFTDLIHAMAHPDRPTDLTPSSTEPISLCLSTNHGSSIFGTAGQERRQYAPPPQPAMSATALLQKAAQMGAAATNASLLRGLGIVSSSSSSAQPDNMQWGHRQMEPENASVTAGLGLGLPCDGGSGLKELMMGTPSVFGPKHATLDFLGLGMAAGGSPSGGLSALITSIGSGLDVAAAAASFGGGEFSGKDMRRS, from the exons ATGCCTGTTGATTTAGATAATTCATCTACAGCTTCTGGTGAAGCTAGCGTCTCTTCATCTGGTAaccaaccaccaccaccaccaccaccaccacaacaacAACCACCTTCTAAGTCTGCCGCCACCGCTAAGAAAAAACGTAACCTCCCTGGAATGCCAG aTCCCGAAGCAGAGGTGATAGCCTTATCGCCAAAGACCCTTTTAGCTACAAATCGATTTGTATGTGAAATATGCAACAAAGGGTTTCAAAGAGACCAAAACTTGCAACTTCATCGACGAGGACATAATCTACCATGGAAATTAAGGCAAAGATCAAGTAAAGATGTGAAGAAGAGAGTTTATGTATGTCCAGAACCAACTTGTGTACACCATGATCCATCAAGAGCTCTTGGCGATCTTACAGGAATAAAGAAGCATTTTTGCAGAAAACATGGGGAAAAGAAGTGGAAATGCGATAAATGTTCGAAGAAGTATGCTGTTCAGTCTGATTGGAAGGCTCACTCAAAGATTTGTGGTACTAGAGAGTATAAATGTGATTGTGGTACTCTGTTTTCAAG GAGGGATAGCTTTATTACACACAGAGCATTTTGTGATGCCTTGGCGGAGGAGAGTGCTAGAGCTCAAACTCAGACTCCGAACccaaatccaaaaccaaatCAGGAATCTGACCCGAAAGTGCAAGTTGATTCATCTCCACCGCCAGCACCATTACCCCCACCAGTGGCTCCTGATTTTGGTTCGGATCAGGGCCAGGCGCCACCAGGACTAGCTCAGTCAACTGGGATGATATCATCTCCAGTTCTGGCAATTCAGAGTCCAG AGTTATCAGATGATCCCTCACAAATTATAGAAGAAGCACCAGCTCCGGCTCCGGCTCCGGCTCCAGCCACGGTAACTGCAGGGTTCAATGGAAGCTTCAGCAGTAGCACTAGCTCAAGCAGCAACGGCAGCAGCACCAGTAGTGTGTTTGCTAGTTTATTTGCTTCCTCAACTGCTTCAGGAAGCTTGCAGGCTCCTCAGACTACTGCATTTACTGATCTAATTCATGCCATGGCCCATCCTGATCGCCCAACAGACCTTACCCCATCCTCAACCGAACCAATTTCTTTGTGTCTCTCCACCAATCACGGGTCATCGATATTCGGCACTGCAGGGCAGGAACGTAGGCAATACGCACCACCGCCACAACCAGCTATGTCTGCAACTGCACTGTTACAGAAAGCTGCTCAAATGGGGGCTGCTGCTACAAATGCATCGTTGCTTCGTGGGCTTGGAATCgtgtcatcttcttcatcgtctGCCCAGCCAGACAATATGCAATGGGGTCATAGGCAAATGGAGCCTGAGAATGCCTCAGTTACTGCCGGGCTTGGACTGGGCCTGCCTTGTGATGGAGGTTCTGGATTGAAGGAATTGATGATGGGAACTCCTTCTGTATTTGGTCCGAAGCATGCCACTCTTGATTTTCTTGGACTGGGGATGGCAGCTGGTGGGAGCCCTAGTGGTGGTCTATCGGCTCTCATTACATCTATTGGTAGTGGTCTTGATGTGGCTGCAGCAGCGGCTTCTTTTGGAGGTGGAGAATTTTCTGGCAAAGACATGCGAAGGAGCTGA